Part of the Poecilia reticulata strain Guanapo linkage group LG2, Guppy_female_1.0+MT, whole genome shotgun sequence genome is shown below.
CCCCACTGCCTGCACATGTAATCTGCAGATTTCTGAAATTGGGTTAAATGTCAACTGCCAAGAGAGAAAGATTGAAAGCATTTCTGATCTGAAACCCAAGCCATACAAccctaaaaaaatgtatctcaCTGGAAATTACATCCCTGTGGTGCGAAGATCTGATTTTGTCGATGCCACTGGATTGGATTTGCTTCACCTGGGAAACAACAGGATAAGTGTGATCCATGACAGGGCTTTTGGGGATTTAACCAACCTGCGTCGGCTGTATTTAAATGGTAATCTCATGGACAGGCTTACAGGGGAGATGTTTTTTGGCTTGCAGAACTTGCAGTACCTTTATTTAGAGTACAACAAAATCAAGGAGGTGGAGGCTGGCACTTTTCGCTACTTGCCTAATCTCCAGCTGCTTTTCCTCAACAACAACCTCCTTAAAACTTTACCCATGGGCATCTTTTCCAGCCTCTCCCTGTCTCGGCTTAATCTGCGTAACAACCAATTCCAAAACCTGCCTGTGAGCGGTGTTTTAGATCAGCTCAAGTTGCTTGTGCAGATAGATCTGTTTGAAAACCCCTGGGACTGTTCTTGCGACATAGTGGGGATGAAGATATGGCTCGAGCAGCTCAGTGCAGGCACGGTGGTTAATGAGGTTGTGTGCGAGACCCCTGTACGCCACAAGGGGACGGATCTGCGTTCCATCCAGTCTGAGCAGCTGTGCCCAGACTACACTGACTCATATGTCTCACCAACTCCCCCCACGGAGGAGCCCATGGACGACCATGTTGTCACAACAAACGCTCCCCAGAAGTTCAGCCCCTCAAGCAGCACAGTTCCCCTCTCGGTCCTCATCCTTAGCCTCTTGCTTGTTTTCATCATGTCCGTCTTTGTGGCGGCGGGGCTCTTTGTCGTGGTGATGAAAAGGCGTAAAAAGTCTCAGAGTGACCGCACGAGCACCAACAATTCAGACGTCAGCTCCTTTAACCTGCAATACAGCCTCTACAGCAATCGCTCCGGCCCTAAAGTCAAAGCCCCCGCCGGTCACGTTTACGAGTACATTCCCCACCCCATGGGCCACATGTGCAAAAATCCCATTTACAGGTCACGGGAAGGGAACACGGTGGAGGATTACCGAGACCTGCACGAGCTCAAGGTGACATACAGGAGTACCCCTGATGAGGAGAGGGACAGTAGCACGTTGAGGAGTCCCGCGTACAGCGTCAGCACCATCGAGCCACGTGACAACCCCTCCCCCATCCAGGATGCAGACCACTTTTTCAGGGGCATTCTGGAGCCCGATAAGCAGTCCCCGCATCAGTCCATCCCATCCATCCCAGCAGTCAATTTAGAGTACAAGTACACTGGGCCTGTGTCGTACACCTACAACCCAAATTTCGATGTCAGACGGCAGTTCTTGCACCCGGAGAGGATAAGAGAAACGGTGCTCTACGGCACAGCACCCAGTACTGTTTATGTGGAGCCCAACAGAAACGAGTATTTGGAGCTAAAAGCTAAACTGCAGTCTGAGCCTGATTACCTCGAGGTCCTTGAGAAACAGACCACCTTTAGTCAGTTCTGAGCAACGCGGTTGCTAATGTTAATGAGACACTTTCTCTGCTGGTCCTCCTTGAAACAGTGGCTCAGTTTATTAAAGGGTGCCTTGGCACAGAAACACACGAGCGAACGCGAGGGAGCTAGGACGGGGTGTGCCGAACAATCAATTCTTTCTGAAACTCGACAGCACGAAAAACGGATACAGCTTTCCGACACGTAGACGAACAAACTCCACTGATGATg
Proteins encoded:
- the slitrk5 gene encoding SLIT and NTRK-like protein 5; translated protein: MHIWILKIILLIASSPRLVEMYDNYGEICRSLCTCDEKEGILTVSCENRGIIRLTEISPVQFPMYHLLLTGNLLKKLSVNDFINYTGVTILHLGNNDISEIESGAFNGLQGLKRLHLNNNKIDLLRDDTFTGLESLEYLQIDYNYITTIEPNALSKLHQLTVMILNDNLLSALPSNIFRNVPLTHLDLRGNRLKMFPYIGLLEHMDKVVELQLEENPWNCSCELIALKAWLESIAYTALVGEVVCETPFRLHGRDLDEVSKQELCPRRPVEDTVRPAPPSSTNGYYQTTPSAVTASVTSSAVFRSSSRPTKGTRQFNRTRLKPTSRLPGGNPYNYGPIIAFQTKSPVPLDCPTACTCNLQISEIGLNVNCQERKIESISDLKPKPYNPKKMYLTGNYIPVVRRSDFVDATGLDLLHLGNNRISVIHDRAFGDLTNLRRLYLNGNLMDRLTGEMFFGLQNLQYLYLEYNKIKEVEAGTFRYLPNLQLLFLNNNLLKTLPMGIFSSLSLSRLNLRNNQFQNLPVSGVLDQLKLLVQIDLFENPWDCSCDIVGMKIWLEQLSAGTVVNEVVCETPVRHKGTDLRSIQSEQLCPDYTDSYVSPTPPTEEPMDDHVVTTNAPQKFSPSSSTVPLSVLILSLLLVFIMSVFVAAGLFVVVMKRRKKSQSDRTSTNNSDVSSFNLQYSLYSNRSGPKVKAPAGHVYEYIPHPMGHMCKNPIYRSREGNTVEDYRDLHELKVTYRSTPDEERDSSTLRSPAYSVSTIEPRDNPSPIQDADHFFRGILEPDKQSPHQSIPSIPAVNLEYKYTGPVSYTYNPNFDVRRQFLHPERIRETVLYGTAPSTVYVEPNRNEYLELKAKLQSEPDYLEVLEKQTTFSQF